From Carettochelys insculpta isolate YL-2023 chromosome 3, ASM3395843v1, whole genome shotgun sequence, a single genomic window includes:
- the SLC66A3 gene encoding solute carrier family 66 member 3 isoform X1 translates to MVPASRNCLSFLVFLRYQSYYSYPLETYLEYPILTAQDVILLLFVLHYSGNMRQALPYTVIFVGGWYFLTLQKWIIDLAMNFSTLISAASKFAQLQCLWQTRDSGQVSALTWSMSAYTCATRIVTTLMTTNDSMVLVRFIIMLVLNIWVTATILHYRKTEKTD, encoded by the exons ATGGTGCCTGCTTCTAGGAactgcctgag ctTTCTTGTGTTTCTAAGGTACCAGAGTTACTACAGTTACCCCCTAGAGACCTACCTGGAGTATCCCATCCTGACTGCACAAG atgtcATTCTTCTTCTCTTTGTTCTGCATTACAGTGGCAACATGAGGCAAGCTTTGCCTTACACAGTCAT ATTTGTAGGAGGATGGTACTTTCTAACTCTGCAGAAATGGATAATAGACCTGGCTATG AATTTCTCTACATTAATCAGTGCAGCAAGTAAATTTGCTCAGCTGCAATGCCTGTGGCAGACAAGAGACTCTGGACAAGTGAGTGCCCTGACCTGGAGTATGTCTGCATATACATGTGCAA CAAGAATAGTTACAACTTTAATGACCACAAATGATTCTATGG TTCTAGTCCGTTTCATAATCATGCTGGTTCTTAATATATGGGTCACAGCCACAATATTGCATTACAGGAAGACTGAAAAGACTGATTAG
- the SLC66A3 gene encoding solute carrier family 66 member 3 isoform X3 gives MEALLGLATWSTLLVCMVIKLPQMAAVLAARSARGLSLQSLVLELSGFLVFLRYQSYYSYPLETYLEYPILTAQDVILLLFVLHYSGNMRQALPYTVIFVGGWYFLTLQKWIIDLAMNFSTLISAASKFAQLQCLWQTRDSGQVSALTWSMSAYTCAILVRFIIMLVLNIWVTATILHYRKTEKTD, from the exons ATGGAGGCGCTgctgggcctggccacctggagcaCGCTGCTGGTGTGCATGGTGATCAAGCTGCCGCAGATGGCGGCGGTGCTGGCGGCCCGCTCCGCGCGCGGCCTCAGCCTGCAGAGCCTGGTGCTGGAGCTGAGCGG ctTTCTTGTGTTTCTAAGGTACCAGAGTTACTACAGTTACCCCCTAGAGACCTACCTGGAGTATCCCATCCTGACTGCACAAG atgtcATTCTTCTTCTCTTTGTTCTGCATTACAGTGGCAACATGAGGCAAGCTTTGCCTTACACAGTCAT ATTTGTAGGAGGATGGTACTTTCTAACTCTGCAGAAATGGATAATAGACCTGGCTATG AATTTCTCTACATTAATCAGTGCAGCAAGTAAATTTGCTCAGCTGCAATGCCTGTGGCAGACAAGAGACTCTGGACAAGTGAGTGCCCTGACCTGGAGTATGTCTGCATATACATGTGCAA TTCTAGTCCGTTTCATAATCATGCTGGTTCTTAATATATGGGTCACAGCCACAATATTGCATTACAGGAAGACTGAAAAGACTGATTAG
- the SLC66A3 gene encoding solute carrier family 66 member 3 isoform X2: MEALLGLATWSTLLVCMVIKLPQMAAVLAARSARGLSLQSLVLELSGFLVFLRYQSYYSYPLETYLEYPILTAQDVILLLFVLHYSGNMRQALPYTVIFVGGWYFLTLQKWIIDLAMNFSTLISAASKFAQLQCLWQTRDSGQVSALTWSMSAYTCATRIVTTLMTTNDSMVLVRFIIMLVLNIWVTATILHYRKTEKTD, from the exons ATGGAGGCGCTgctgggcctggccacctggagcaCGCTGCTGGTGTGCATGGTGATCAAGCTGCCGCAGATGGCGGCGGTGCTGGCGGCCCGCTCCGCGCGCGGCCTCAGCCTGCAGAGCCTGGTGCTGGAGCTGAGCGG ctTTCTTGTGTTTCTAAGGTACCAGAGTTACTACAGTTACCCCCTAGAGACCTACCTGGAGTATCCCATCCTGACTGCACAAG atgtcATTCTTCTTCTCTTTGTTCTGCATTACAGTGGCAACATGAGGCAAGCTTTGCCTTACACAGTCAT ATTTGTAGGAGGATGGTACTTTCTAACTCTGCAGAAATGGATAATAGACCTGGCTATG AATTTCTCTACATTAATCAGTGCAGCAAGTAAATTTGCTCAGCTGCAATGCCTGTGGCAGACAAGAGACTCTGGACAAGTGAGTGCCCTGACCTGGAGTATGTCTGCATATACATGTGCAA CAAGAATAGTTACAACTTTAATGACCACAAATGATTCTATGG TTCTAGTCCGTTTCATAATCATGCTGGTTCTTAATATATGGGTCACAGCCACAATATTGCATTACAGGAAGACTGAAAAGACTGATTAG